CAGAATTTCGGCGTTCATTCGATTCTTGCTTTGGCTCTTGCGATGATTTTTTTAAGAGTCTGTTTTTCCTTCTCCACGAGCCCCGGACCCTCTTTTGTTTTCATAAATGTAGAGTATTCTTTCCAATCGTTTAACAAATCCAAGGGATGATTGTTCGGGTAAAAAGGGCGCAGTTCTTCGTCGATCATAGATAGATTTGCAAAACCAGAGCAGTCCGCCATCGTAAAAACGTTTCCTGCGATATAAGGGGAAAATCGGACCACTCTTTGAAGCGCTTTTACTCCTTTGACCAGAATCGGATGAACTTCTTCGATCAATTCGGGAGAAACGGCTTTTCCTTTCATGCTCAGAAGATAGATTCTTCTCGCGGGAATGTCCAGATAGATCTCTATCATCGTCGTAATTTCCCTGACCCTTGCGGCTTCCCAGGGATCTTCCGGGATTAGTTTTGGTGCTTGGGGAAAAATCGTATCTAAGAATTCTAAAATAGCTCCGGATTCGGATATGAATTTTCCGTCTAGTTCCAGAACCGGAATTTTTCCCATCGGGCTGATCTTTAAAAATTCTTCGTCTTGAGAGGGAGAAACCCTAATTTGTTCGTATTCTAATCCTTTCTCCAAAAGTCCCAGCTTTACTTTGTTTACATAGTTGCTGATGTTTGAGCCGTACAGTTTGATCATGGAAAGGAAAAATAAGAATCAATGTTCGTTGGCAAACACTTTTTCCGGGCGATTTGACGGTTTGTCTTAAAGCCCGAATATTCATGATTGGAAAGTTTTTTAAATTCCTAACAGGCTAACATCGAATCGTCGTCTTTGACTCTTTCCAAAAAAAGTCTTTCTCTCTTTTTTCCTGCGATTAATTTCGACCGCAAGAGGAAATCTATACATGGTAAAAACGGCAATCATTACGGGCGGTACGGTCGG
The nucleotide sequence above comes from Leptospira weilii. Encoded proteins:
- a CDS encoding glutathione S-transferase family protein encodes the protein MIKLYGSNISNYVNKVKLGLLEKGLEYEQIRVSPSQDEEFLKISPMGKIPVLELDGKFISESGAILEFLDTIFPQAPKLIPEDPWEAARVREITTMIEIYLDIPARRIYLLSMKGKAVSPELIEEVHPILVKGVKALQRVVRFSPYIAGNVFTMADCSGFANLSMIDEELRPFYPNNHPLDLLNDWKEYSTFMKTKEGPGLVEKEKQTLKKIIARAKARIE